The Fundidesulfovibrio magnetotacticus genome has a window encoding:
- a CDS encoding LexA family transcriptional regulator has product MKRATPQPIVKGFSAESVLSRIMASTGIRSQSELARALGIGRQAVTDAKKRSHIPADWYLFLCRKYGLNPQWLESGMGPMYVAGNSDAPAALGSGTPGAHPEEFSYVPKVRARLSAGGGSLVVEEAIDSYYAFRHAWLKRKGQISQMRLMRVSGDSMEPTLRDEDVVLIDLSQTEVYTGKIYAVGIDEEIVVKRLDKKPGKLVLVSDNRQFYPPLEVTLHEGSNVRLLGRVIWMGREVL; this is encoded by the coding sequence ATGAAGCGAGCCACTCCACAGCCCATCGTCAAAGGCTTTTCCGCCGAGTCCGTCCTGTCGCGCATCATGGCCTCCACGGGCATCCGTTCGCAGTCCGAGCTGGCCCGGGCGCTGGGAATCGGCCGCCAGGCCGTCACCGACGCCAAGAAGCGCTCCCACATCCCGGCGGACTGGTACCTCTTCTTGTGCCGCAAGTACGGGCTCAACCCCCAGTGGCTGGAGTCGGGCATGGGCCCCATGTACGTGGCCGGCAACAGCGACGCTCCTGCCGCGCTGGGCTCGGGGACTCCGGGGGCGCATCCCGAGGAGTTCTCCTACGTGCCCAAGGTGCGCGCCCGTCTCTCGGCCGGGGGCGGCAGCCTCGTGGTGGAGGAGGCCATCGACTCCTACTACGCCTTCCGCCACGCCTGGCTCAAGCGCAAGGGCCAGATCAGCCAGATGCGGCTCATGCGCGTCTCGGGCGACTCCATGGAGCCCACCCTGCGCGACGAGGACGTGGTGCTCATCGACCTTTCCCAGACCGAGGTCTACACGGGCAAGATCTACGCCGTGGGCATCGACGAGGAGATCGTGGTCAAGCGCCTGGACAAGAAGCCCGGCAAGCTCGTGCTCGTGAGCGACAACCGCCAGTTCTACCCGCCCCTGGAAGTGACCCTCCACGAGGGCTCCAACGTGCGCCTGCTGGGCCGCGTGATCTGGATGGGGCGGGAAGTCTTGTAA
- a CDS encoding MFS transporter, whose amino-acid sequence MPRSRPLAAWALYDFAASAYATCVATALLPAYFAAVIAPEGLQVLGHRVGAVSLWGYASSLCALTVFVLAPVAGAAAGLAGLRRVFLAAACAAGGAAALAVSAQGPGDVLPALGLFVLAQAAYNTGNAFYDAYLPQLSAGRERDRVSGLGYACGYAGGGLGLALALALVSGRETLGLDEARAVQWGMALCGAWWLALGLAAVAGLPGADANGAADASASGLKGARTSGEARIGRGLSLPALAAGGFREAWRAASAARRTPGLGRFLLAYLFYNDGVQTVIAMAAIYGRAEIGLPQGTLLVTLLAIQGVALAGAVGFARLAGRIGARKSLMAALAAWSAVAVLARGVTTAGEYFALGLGVGVALGGSQALSRSVFSRLVPPGEEPTVYYGFFSVLSKLSAVLGPLVFAAIAQATGSARPAIVSLTLFFAVGLVLLARLPEADTRA is encoded by the coding sequence ATGCCGCGCTCCCGGCCCCTGGCCGCCTGGGCCCTCTACGATTTCGCCGCCTCCGCCTACGCCACCTGCGTGGCCACGGCGCTTCTGCCCGCTTATTTCGCCGCCGTGATCGCCCCGGAGGGGCTGCAGGTGCTGGGCCACCGCGTGGGCGCGGTGAGCCTGTGGGGCTACGCCTCCAGCCTGTGCGCCCTCACGGTGTTCGTGCTGGCCCCCGTGGCCGGGGCCGCCGCCGGGCTCGCCGGGCTGCGCCGCGTCTTTCTCGCGGCCGCGTGCGCCGCGGGCGGCGCGGCTGCCCTGGCCGTGAGCGCCCAGGGGCCGGGCGACGTGCTTCCCGCCCTGGGCCTCTTCGTGCTGGCCCAGGCCGCCTACAACACCGGCAACGCCTTCTATGACGCCTACCTGCCCCAGCTGTCCGCCGGGCGCGAGCGCGACCGCGTTTCGGGCCTGGGCTACGCCTGCGGCTACGCGGGCGGCGGCCTGGGGCTGGCGCTTGCCCTGGCCCTGGTGTCCGGGCGGGAAACGCTGGGGCTGGACGAGGCCCGCGCCGTGCAGTGGGGCATGGCCCTGTGCGGGGCGTGGTGGCTGGCGCTGGGCCTCGCGGCCGTGGCCGGGCTGCCCGGGGCCGACGCGAACGGAGCGGCAGACGCTTCGGCATCCGGGCTGAAGGGGGCGCGGACATCCGGCGAGGCCCGTATCGGCCGGGGCCTGAGCCTTCCGGCGCTGGCCGCCGGGGGCTTCCGCGAGGCCTGGCGCGCCGCGTCGGCCGCACGGCGCACTCCGGGCCTGGGGCGTTTCCTGCTGGCCTATCTATTCTACAATGACGGCGTGCAGACCGTGATCGCCATGGCGGCCATCTACGGCCGTGCGGAGATCGGGCTCCCCCAGGGCACGCTCCTGGTCACGCTGCTGGCCATCCAGGGCGTGGCCCTGGCGGGGGCCGTGGGATTCGCCCGGCTGGCCGGACGAATCGGAGCCCGGAAGTCTCTCATGGCCGCCCTGGCGGCTTGGTCGGCGGTGGCCGTCCTGGCCCGGGGCGTGACCACGGCCGGGGAGTATTTCGCCCTGGGCCTGGGCGTGGGTGTGGCCCTGGGCGGCTCCCAGGCCCTTTCCCGCTCGGTGTTCAGCCGCCTGGTGCCACCCGGGGAGGAGCCCACGGTGTATTACGGATTCTTCTCGGTGCTCTCAAAGCTTTCGGCGGTGCTCGGGCCGCTGGTCTTCGCGGCCATCGCCCAGGCCACGGGGTCGGCGCGGCCCGCCATCGTCTCGCTCACGCTCTTTTTCGCCGTGGGGCTGGTCCTGCTGGCGCGGCTCCCGGAGGCGGACACCCGTGCGTAG
- a CDS encoding SPOR domain-containing protein — translation MRSLAFLLAALALAIHLPAAPFPPCQSALAADAPRPAGPQASPPETVAPDSPPKPVVAAPGTRLTLGFVAPAGSDPLLLDAELARPGEAPPARWIIPAVPGAPGQAAWEFAFPWEIVPGRWRLSVSSEGRELARAEFEVTAAPAPPPQAAPDPKTEGKRPAKSGQERDGATKAATAPRPGKPGQEKPDAAPAAQRPENGKALPRTESGKDAQRPESGKDAQRQPSPPKSPAAQRPMGGDPSRQVHALIAGSYSEQARALWVASFLRESGRKACVRPEPSRGRTLWVVVAGWRESAQEAASEREALARLTGDALVRPMRAGDLERGLDCR, via the coding sequence GTGCGTAGCCTGGCGTTCCTGCTGGCGGCCCTGGCCCTGGCCATCCACCTCCCGGCCGCCCCCTTCCCGCCGTGCCAGTCGGCGCTGGCCGCCGACGCGCCCCGGCCCGCCGGACCGCAAGCTTCCCCGCCGGAGACGGTCGCGCCGGACTCCCCCCCCAAACCCGTGGTCGCCGCGCCCGGCACGCGGCTCACCCTCGGGTTCGTCGCCCCTGCGGGGAGCGACCCGCTGCTCCTGGACGCCGAGCTCGCGCGCCCGGGCGAAGCCCCCCCCGCGCGCTGGATCATCCCGGCCGTGCCCGGCGCGCCGGGCCAGGCCGCCTGGGAGTTCGCCTTTCCCTGGGAGATCGTGCCGGGGCGCTGGCGGCTCAGCGTCTCCAGCGAGGGGCGGGAGCTGGCCCGGGCCGAATTCGAGGTGACGGCCGCGCCCGCGCCGCCGCCCCAGGCCGCGCCGGACCCCAAGACCGAGGGGAAACGCCCCGCGAAATCCGGTCAGGAACGCGACGGCGCGACCAAAGCCGCCACGGCGCCCAGGCCTGGGAAACCCGGCCAGGAGAAGCCGGATGCGGCCCCCGCCGCGCAACGGCCTGAGAACGGGAAGGCCTTGCCGCGGACAGAGTCCGGCAAGGACGCGCAACGGCCTGAATCCGGCAAAGACGCGCAGCGGCAGCCCTCCCCCCCCAAATCGCCCGCCGCGCAGCGGCCCATGGGGGGCGACCCCTCCCGCCAGGTCCATGCCCTCATCGCAGGCAGCTACTCCGAGCAGGCCCGCGCCCTCTGGGTGGCCTCCTTCCTGCGCGAATCCGGGCGCAAGGCCTGCGTGCGGCCCGAGCCCTCCCGGGGCCGCACGCTCTGGGTGGTGGTAGCCGGATGGCGCGAAAGCGCCCAGGAGGCGGCCTCCGAACGCGAGGCCCTGGCGCGCCTCACCGGCGACGCCCTCGTGCGCCCCATGCGCGCGGGAGACCTGGAAAGAGGGCTGGACTGCCGTTGA
- a CDS encoding C40 family peptidase: protein MRMIRASARAFGPGLTRRLCAAFLALSLLAGCGTTLPVTPEPLPPPKASVVETARGQLGAPYRAGGDSPRSGFDCSGLVQWCYAVQGHKLPRRTEDMLKVGRPVDKADLKPGDLVFFNVTRKRWGLHVGIYTGRGRFIHSPTPGAHVREESLAERYWVRTYIGARRVQQ from the coding sequence ATGCGCATGATCCGCGCGTCCGCGAGAGCCTTCGGCCCGGGGCTGACCCGCCGCCTGTGCGCGGCCTTCCTGGCGTTGTCCCTGCTCGCCGGTTGCGGGACAACCCTCCCCGTGACGCCCGAGCCTTTGCCGCCGCCCAAGGCCAGCGTGGTCGAAACGGCGCGCGGGCAACTGGGCGCGCCCTACCGCGCGGGAGGCGACTCCCCCCGCTCCGGCTTCGACTGCTCGGGCCTGGTGCAGTGGTGTTACGCCGTGCAGGGCCACAAACTGCCCCGGCGCACCGAGGACATGCTCAAGGTGGGCCGCCCCGTGGACAAGGCCGACCTCAAGCCCGGGGATCTGGTCTTCTTCAACGTCACCCGCAAACGCTGGGGACTGCACGTGGGCATCTACACCGGGCGCGGGCGCTTCATCCACAGCCCCACGCCGGGCGCGCACGTGCGCGAGGAGAGCCTCGCCGAACGCTACTGGGTGCGCACCTACATCGGCGCGCGTCGCGTTCAGCAATAA
- a CDS encoding lytic murein transglycosylase: MRCSTKLRLPALLALLTLLALPSLARAADPAWNRLLDRLASDGLPRAELAPLFDAPGMSFDPSIMAHKVDRMVRKQFDPAPPPGRKALMQSNYAAYLKPWTLAWAGDYSRTYADAFSRAEAAYGVPREVILALLLVETKLGSFLGKDQAFQVLASMAASDGLEPIRPYLKTVGSNAERAAYADASAKDRSQWAYQELKALILYTRALGQSPSAVPGSIYGAIGICQFMPTNALRFGVDGNGDGRVDLFDPADAIPSIANYLVGHGWKQGLTWDQQRTVVYAYNHSDLYSLAVMTIADRLRQPPAAPVAARPTP, encoded by the coding sequence ATGCGATGTTCCACAAAGCTCCGCCTTCCGGCCCTCCTGGCCCTGCTGACGCTCCTGGCCCTGCCCTCCCTGGCCCGCGCGGCGGACCCGGCCTGGAACCGCCTGCTGGACCGCCTGGCCTCCGACGGGCTGCCCCGCGCGGAACTGGCCCCCCTCTTCGACGCACCGGGCATGTCCTTCGACCCCTCCATCATGGCCCACAAAGTGGACCGCATGGTGCGCAAGCAGTTCGACCCCGCGCCACCTCCGGGCCGCAAGGCCCTCATGCAGAGCAACTACGCCGCCTACCTCAAACCCTGGACCCTGGCCTGGGCCGGGGACTACTCCCGGACCTACGCGGACGCTTTCTCCCGCGCCGAGGCTGCCTACGGCGTGCCCCGGGAGGTGATCCTGGCGCTGCTGCTGGTGGAAACCAAGCTGGGCTCCTTCCTGGGCAAGGACCAGGCCTTCCAGGTGCTGGCCTCCATGGCGGCCAGCGACGGGCTGGAGCCCATCCGCCCCTACCTGAAGACCGTGGGGAGCAACGCCGAGCGCGCCGCCTACGCCGACGCCAGCGCCAAGGACCGCTCCCAGTGGGCCTACCAGGAGCTCAAGGCGCTCATCCTCTACACGCGCGCACTGGGGCAGAGCCCGTCCGCCGTGCCCGGCTCCATCTACGGGGCCATCGGCATCTGCCAGTTCATGCCCACCAACGCCCTGCGCTTCGGCGTGGACGGCAACGGCGACGGCCGCGTGGACCTCTTCGACCCCGCCGACGCCATCCCCAGCATCGCCAACTATCTGGTGGGCCACGGCTGGAAGCAGGGCCTCACATGGGACCAGCAGCGCACCGTGGTCTACGCCTACAACCACTCCGACCTCTACTCGCTGGCCGTGATGACCATCGCCGACAGGCTGCGCCAGCCCCCCGCCGCACCCGTGGCCGCCCGCCCCACGCCCTGA
- a CDS encoding glycosyltransferase: MSKIVPLRPGRDPIRPVLMLLTSHRLDCLLLSMRSLQRFTNLGRFKKIYIVANAVEPDHAAILHRFMHTTPGVEVIHCSPRGLVPAVNAVQNEILSNHLDDVVVKMDEDVFVTPLWLEHLLEAYRAHRMRADIPIVSALAPVSPPGRFAMNRFLKAAYPAERAMYEGAVVEENWVYHRWMWEKVVHEDLVGAWLASGQPPYFYPDFATINCVVYDRRLLEAVLPLPVRKETDAPLSDEAAINRVLAANHWRNAVVSRALAHHYSFAKCEQYLRSHVPLDFVWQHLQDLWRAEQARLKGLTLRRYIPAGPMAGASAS; the protein is encoded by the coding sequence ATGAGCAAGATCGTCCCCCTGCGGCCAGGCCGCGACCCCATACGCCCGGTGCTGATGCTGTTGACGTCGCACCGCCTCGACTGCCTCCTGCTCAGTATGCGCAGCCTGCAGCGCTTCACAAACCTCGGGCGGTTCAAGAAGATCTACATCGTGGCCAACGCCGTGGAGCCCGACCACGCGGCCATTCTCCACCGCTTCATGCACACCACCCCGGGCGTGGAGGTGATCCACTGCTCGCCGCGCGGGCTCGTGCCCGCCGTGAACGCCGTGCAGAACGAAATCCTCTCCAACCACCTGGACGACGTGGTGGTGAAGATGGATGAGGACGTGTTCGTGACGCCCCTCTGGCTGGAGCACCTGCTGGAGGCCTACCGGGCGCACCGCATGCGCGCCGACATCCCCATCGTGAGCGCCCTGGCCCCCGTGAGCCCTCCGGGACGCTTCGCCATGAACCGCTTCCTCAAGGCCGCCTACCCCGCCGAGCGCGCCATGTACGAGGGCGCGGTGGTGGAGGAGAACTGGGTGTACCACCGCTGGATGTGGGAGAAGGTGGTCCACGAGGACCTGGTGGGCGCGTGGCTCGCCAGCGGGCAGCCCCCCTACTTCTACCCGGACTTCGCCACCATCAACTGCGTTGTCTACGACCGCAGGCTCCTGGAGGCCGTGCTGCCGCTGCCCGTGCGCAAGGAAACCGACGCGCCCCTCTCCGACGAGGCGGCCATCAACCGGGTGCTGGCCGCCAACCACTGGCGCAACGCCGTGGTGAGCCGCGCCCTGGCGCACCACTACAGCTTCGCCAAGTGCGAGCAGTACCTGCGCTCCCACGTGCCCCTGGACTTCGTGTGGCAGCACCTCCAGGACCTGTGGCGCGCCGAGCAGGCCCGCCTGAAGGGCCTCACCCTTCGCCGCTACATCCCCGCCGGTCCCATGGCCGGAGCCTCCGCCAGCTGA
- a CDS encoding ferredoxin: MGYKVTVDEEKCTGDGECVDVCPVEVYEMQDGKSVVVNEEECLGCESCVEVCDQDAITVEEE; this comes from the coding sequence ATGGGCTACAAGGTCACTGTCGACGAAGAAAAGTGCACCGGCGACGGCGAATGCGTGGACGTCTGCCCCGTTGAAGTCTACGAAATGCAGGACGGCAAGTCCGTCGTGGTCAACGAGGAAGAGTGCCTGGGCTGCGAATCCTGCGTCGAAGTCTGCGACCAGGACGCCATCACCGTCGAGGAAGAATAA
- a CDS encoding YkgJ family cysteine cluster protein, which translates to MIDADFSDIFERYEALCAEVDAVFQKVKAACPEQVRCEVSCSDCCHAPFDVTLVEALYLNKRFNELFPKGDERYRITVAANRSDREHYRLKHKAWKAHGAGVPDERIVESFAAERIRCALLSQDERCEFYDVRPVTCRLYGAPLNVGGKLRVCGKSGFQPGGKYPAVNIARIQERLFELSREIVERVGGRFDYLQDMLVPVSMAVLTDYNDEFFGLGAPKKED; encoded by the coding sequence GTGATCGACGCCGACTTTTCCGACATCTTCGAGCGCTACGAGGCTCTGTGCGCCGAAGTGGACGCCGTGTTCCAGAAGGTCAAGGCCGCCTGCCCCGAGCAGGTGCGGTGCGAAGTGTCCTGTTCGGACTGCTGCCACGCCCCTTTCGACGTCACCCTCGTCGAGGCCCTCTACCTCAACAAGCGCTTCAACGAACTTTTCCCCAAGGGTGACGAGCGCTACCGCATCACCGTGGCCGCCAACCGCTCCGACCGCGAGCACTACCGCCTCAAACACAAGGCCTGGAAGGCCCACGGCGCGGGCGTCCCCGACGAGCGCATCGTCGAGTCCTTCGCCGCCGAGCGCATCCGCTGCGCCCTGCTCTCCCAGGACGAGCGCTGCGAATTCTACGACGTGCGCCCCGTCACCTGCCGCCTCTACGGCGCGCCCCTCAACGTGGGCGGCAAGCTGCGCGTGTGCGGCAAGTCCGGCTTCCAGCCCGGCGGCAAATACCCCGCCGTGAACATCGCCCGCATCCAGGAGCGCCTCTTCGAGCTTTCCAGGGAAATCGTGGAGCGCGTGGGCGGCAGATTCGACTACCTCCAGGACATGCTCGTCCCCGTCTCCATGGCCGTGCTCACCGACTACAACGACGAGTTCTTCGGCCTGGGAGCCCCAAAGAAGGAGGACTAG
- a CDS encoding tetratricopeptide repeat protein codes for MAMTHENVDDYIAELETKLAKNDQCATSHYNLGVAYLHKRRFEEAKTSFLRAIERSPAMAEGYVQLGGLAMNDGDIDSCLRFNQAAVKARHRFAVPHANIGFCLLQMGQVDEAIKSLRKAVKLDSQFVQAFGTLGSALYMAGQTDESIEMSKRAVELHPKFGPAWNNLALAYLEKGDAQQAMSCIRQAQECNYDVHPNLVRDIEAKLAG; via the coding sequence ATGGCCATGACCCACGAAAACGTCGACGACTACATCGCAGAGCTCGAAACCAAGCTGGCCAAGAACGACCAGTGCGCCACCTCCCACTACAACCTGGGCGTGGCCTACCTGCACAAGCGCCGCTTCGAGGAAGCCAAGACCAGCTTCCTGCGAGCCATCGAACGCTCCCCCGCCATGGCGGAAGGCTACGTCCAGCTGGGCGGCCTGGCCATGAACGACGGCGACATCGATAGCTGCCTGCGTTTCAACCAGGCCGCCGTGAAGGCCCGCCACCGCTTCGCCGTGCCCCACGCCAACATCGGCTTCTGCCTGCTCCAGATGGGCCAGGTGGACGAGGCCATCAAGTCGCTGCGCAAGGCCGTCAAGCTGGACTCCCAGTTCGTGCAGGCCTTCGGCACCCTGGGCAGCGCCCTCTACATGGCCGGGCAGACCGACGAATCCATCGAGATGAGCAAGCGCGCCGTGGAACTCCACCCCAAGTTCGGCCCCGCCTGGAACAACCTGGCCCTGGCCTACCTGGAGAAAGGCGACGCCCAACAGGCCATGAGCTGCATCCGCCAGGCCCAGGAGTGCAACTACGACGTGCACCCCAACCTCGTCAGGGACATCGAGGCCAAGCTGGCCGGATAG
- a CDS encoding phospholipid carrier-dependent glycosyltransferase: MLSTLNASLSPGYILDLCWNIEVHPPGYYLFKHFQLQLGASDVWLRLPSALAGLLCLPLAYRLGMTLAEDRRMGHLAMAMLAFNPLHVWVSRQTRPYGLIALAAMALTLHLARWARGQSPVFRASAVAWNGLFASMHFTGILFLGAQLAALALMSLNRLARADWRGLARYAFWSLACIAPSAVYFLHARFVRADRWISNKPSVADSAAKVYPVLKDYLFLGYQGVDALWMAQGGLVLAGALLALRGGRRAAIMSACLAGGVFALLILGGYAAHLTCTHLSFLLPASTVLAAYAAHRFLERAGAARVTAAVPVALLTAFLVMDARIFYSPERSPADLYGPADRYRAMAGFLAGLQAPGVVPAFDDQTDASAVLWYGERLNGGGRVLGELTERDPEALLCYFAKPTNWRATDCCIVHKQSGLDLPFLHQGRVGSLDLYFRKYRREPVIVLRAGDGAASVTANPDNVLVRALDFRGLSVILEGAGLGPNGKTFYLSPSQALIPGECVFRFDSEAAAPGTALAVEARGSLLREGNSMEMLYRVDSGAWQVLGSARHLGEHRLGGQVPLPLGRHAVDVKVVLVFGGRSAFTMYEPATQARFHGVTASLEVVGGTP, encoded by the coding sequence ATGCTCTCGACCCTCAACGCCTCCCTGTCTCCGGGCTACATCCTGGACCTCTGCTGGAACATCGAGGTCCACCCGCCAGGCTACTACCTCTTCAAGCATTTCCAGCTGCAGCTGGGCGCGAGCGACGTCTGGCTGCGCCTGCCCTCGGCCCTGGCGGGCCTCCTCTGCCTGCCCCTGGCCTACCGCCTCGGCATGACCCTGGCAGAGGACAGACGCATGGGGCATCTGGCCATGGCCATGCTGGCCTTCAACCCCCTGCATGTCTGGGTCTCCCGGCAGACCAGGCCCTACGGGCTCATAGCCCTGGCGGCCATGGCCCTGACCCTGCACCTGGCGCGCTGGGCCAGGGGGCAGTCCCCGGTGTTCCGGGCCTCGGCCGTGGCCTGGAACGGGTTGTTCGCCTCGATGCACTTCACGGGCATCCTGTTCCTTGGGGCGCAGCTGGCCGCCCTGGCCCTGATGAGCCTGAACAGGCTCGCGCGCGCGGACTGGCGGGGCCTTGCGCGCTATGCGTTCTGGAGCCTCGCCTGCATCGCCCCGTCAGCCGTTTATTTCCTGCACGCCCGCTTCGTCCGGGCGGATCGCTGGATTTCCAACAAGCCGAGCGTCGCGGATTCCGCAGCCAAGGTCTATCCCGTGCTCAAGGATTATCTGTTCCTGGGCTACCAGGGCGTGGACGCCCTTTGGATGGCGCAGGGCGGCCTGGTCCTGGCGGGGGCTTTGCTGGCCCTGCGCGGCGGGCGGCGCGCCGCGATCATGTCGGCCTGCCTGGCGGGCGGGGTGTTCGCCCTGCTCATTCTGGGCGGCTACGCGGCGCACCTCACCTGTACGCACCTCTCCTTCTTGCTCCCTGCATCCACGGTCCTGGCGGCCTACGCCGCGCACCGCTTCCTGGAGCGCGCTGGCGCGGCCCGCGTGACCGCGGCCGTCCCGGTCGCGCTCTTGACGGCCTTCCTGGTCATGGATGCCCGCATCTTCTACTCCCCGGAGCGCAGCCCCGCCGACCTCTACGGCCCGGCCGACCGCTACCGGGCCATGGCCGGTTTCCTGGCGGGTCTCCAGGCTCCGGGCGTGGTTCCCGCCTTCGACGACCAGACCGACGCCTCGGCGGTCCTCTGGTACGGGGAGCGGCTCAACGGGGGCGGGCGCGTCCTCGGGGAACTCACGGAGCGCGATCCCGAAGCCCTGTTGTGTTATTTCGCCAAACCAACGAACTGGCGGGCAACAGACTGCTGCATTGTGCATAAGCAGTCCGGCCTGGACCTTCCTTTTTTGCACCAGGGCCGCGTGGGGAGCCTAGACCTCTACTTCCGCAAGTACCGGCGTGAGCCCGTGATCGTTTTGCGAGCGGGGGATGGCGCCGCATCAGTCACCGCCAACCCGGACAACGTGCTGGTGCGCGCCCTGGATTTCAGGGGTTTGAGCGTGATTCTGGAGGGAGCGGGCCTGGGGCCGAACGGCAAGACGTTCTATCTCTCTCCGTCCCAAGCCCTGATCCCCGGGGAGTGCGTGTTCCGCTTTGACAGCGAGGCGGCGGCCCCGGGTACGGCTCTGGCGGTGGAGGCGCGGGGCTCCCTGCTGCGGGAGGGCAATTCCATGGAGATGCTCTACCGGGTGGACTCCGGGGCGTGGCAGGTGCTGGGGAGCGCGCGGCATTTGGGCGAGCATCGTTTGGGCGGGCAAGTGCCCTTGCCCCTGGGGCGGCACGCGGTGGACGTGAAGGTGGTCCTGGTGTTCGGGGGGCGTTCGGCCTTCACCATGTACGAGCCCGCCACGCAGGCGCGATTCCACGGCGTGACGGCCTCGCTGGAGGTGGTCGGGGGCACGCCCTAG
- a CDS encoding helix-turn-helix domain-containing protein, with amino-acid sequence MPPGTPHSAPARPAARHAFPGGALFACVDRIWSWELGADGPWPPALVLPGSGDELFLHLGAPFRVGLGGEPPAPVPRCHIMSLRSVPARIDLAGSVGFVCVRFRAGGLARFHRLPPALLTDSLADAREALGPGVETLAERVAEARSFAERAGLMEAWLLDALHAGRPGRRDVEWAVRRMYYHSADVRLDDLLARLGITARHLQRLVKETLGVGPKRHIRLSRFQRLARPAALGFRGLDLDAALAGGYFDQSHFIKDFREFAGMPPGDYLRGGLDMSHFYYPSRPDNVMLGSSVIHQKGGSR; translated from the coding sequence ATGCCCCCAGGAACGCCCCACTCCGCCCCGGCCCGGCCCGCGGCGCGCCACGCCTTTCCGGGCGGGGCGCTCTTCGCCTGCGTGGACAGGATCTGGTCCTGGGAGCTGGGCGCGGACGGCCCCTGGCCCCCCGCCCTGGTGCTCCCGGGGAGCGGCGACGAGCTGTTCCTCCACCTGGGCGCGCCCTTCCGGGTCGGGCTGGGCGGCGAACCACCCGCCCCCGTGCCGCGCTGCCACATCATGTCCCTGCGCTCCGTGCCCGCCCGCATCGACCTCGCGGGGAGCGTGGGGTTCGTCTGCGTGCGCTTCCGGGCCGGAGGGCTCGCGCGGTTCCATCGCCTGCCGCCCGCTCTCCTCACGGACTCCCTGGCCGACGCCCGCGAGGCGCTGGGCCCCGGCGTGGAAACCCTGGCCGAACGCGTGGCCGAGGCCCGCTCCTTCGCCGAACGCGCCGGACTGATGGAGGCCTGGCTCCTGGACGCCCTGCACGCTGGAAGGCCCGGACGCCGCGACGTGGAGTGGGCCGTGCGCCGCATGTACTACCACAGCGCGGACGTGCGCCTGGACGACCTGCTCGCCCGGCTGGGCATCACCGCGCGTCATCTCCAGCGGCTGGTCAAGGAGACCCTGGGCGTCGGCCCCAAGCGGCACATCAGGCTTTCGCGCTTCCAACGCCTCGCCCGGCCCGCCGCGCTGGGCTTCCGGGGCCTGGACCTGGACGCCGCCCTGGCCGGGGGCTACTTCGACCAGTCCCACTTCATCAAGGACTTCCGGGAGTTCGCCGGAATGCCCCCGGGGGACTATCTGCGCGGGGGACTCGACATGTCGCATTTCTACTATCCCAGCAGGCCGGACAACGTCATGCTCGGGTCATCCGTCATCCACCAGAAAGGAGGTTCGAGATGA
- a CDS encoding putative quinol monooxygenase, whose protein sequence is MIFMTAAFTPAQDKEHELEALLRGLVGETAREPGALEYMLHRTRQQPPRFVFYERFADQAALDSHMAEPFFQKAKARFADLLAGPPEVAFFDLVAGFARPFEG, encoded by the coding sequence ATGATCTTCATGACCGCCGCCTTCACGCCCGCCCAGGACAAGGAACACGAACTGGAAGCGCTCCTCCGGGGGCTGGTCGGGGAGACCGCCCGGGAGCCCGGCGCCCTGGAATACATGCTCCACCGCACGCGCCAGCAGCCCCCGCGCTTCGTCTTCTACGAACGCTTCGCCGACCAGGCGGCCCTGGACTCCCACATGGCCGAGCCCTTCTTCCAGAAGGCCAAGGCCCGCTTCGCGGATCTGCTGGCCGGGCCGCCCGAAGTTGCCTTTTTCGACCTCGTGGCCGGCTTCGCCCGCCCCTTCGAGGGCTGA